The genomic stretch TCGGGCAGGGCGGTTCGGCCGCCCATCAGCCGATCCGGCAAAATCTCGATGTCGCGTCGTACGCGGCGGAAACTGGGTTGCCGCTACAGCCGTTCGTGATCCAGCAGACGGGCGACACCGGCGACAAGCTCGTGCGCGACTGGCCCGCGCCAGCGACGGGCGTCGAACGCAACTACGGCTATATGTTCCAGTGGTGGGGTATGGCAGCTGCCGCCGTCGTGTTCGGTCTGTATGCGGCGCGGCGCGGCGCGAAGAACGCGAAGCGGGTGGACAGCAAGCGTCCGGAGAGCAACGACGCTGCCAACAACGGGCCGGCGCCCCACGCTTGAAGCAAGGCGGGTGCAAGTCCAGCGGCGTAATCGAGCGCCATCAAGGAAAGAGGATCAGGAGTGTCGACGCACAATTCCCGTTCGCAGCAAACGCGACAGCAACGCGCACAAGATGGAAAAGGCGTCGTTCCGGGCCAGCCGGACGGCAAAGGCTCATGGCAGCGCGGCCGCTGGACCTTGCTCCTGATCGCGCTCGTCTGCGCGGCGCCCGTGCTCGGCTCGTACTTCACGTATTACGTGATCAAGCCGAAGGGCGGCACGACCAGCTATGGCGCGCTGATCAACCCGCAGCGGCCGATTCCCGAGGCCCTCGTCGTGATGGGCGAAGATGGCAAGCCGAAGAAGCTTGCGTCGCTGCGCGGCCGCTGGCTGATGATTTCCGTTGACAGAAGCGCGTGCGACAAGCCTTGCGTGACGAAGCTTTACTTTATGCGCCAGGTGCGCGCGACGCAGGCGGGCGAGCGGGAGCGCATTGTCAATGTGTTTCTGCGCACGGACCCCGGCAAGGTGCCCGACATCGTCGACAACGCCTACAAGGACACCGAGATGCTGATCGCCGATCCGAAGGAAGTGGCCGCCTGGCTGCCCGCCGAAGACGGCACGCAGATCACCGATCACATCTACATGGTCGACCCGAGCGGCAACCTGATGATGCGGTTCCCGAAAGACCCGAATCCGACGAAGATCAAGGGCGATGTTACAAAACTGCTGAAAAACTCGGGTATCGGCTAAAGTGCCCCGGGCACGTCAAAACGCGCTTAGAGGCGATAGAAGGAAAGACAGATGTTCGTATTGCAACTGGGGCTGATCGGGCTGTGCATTGCGTTGCTGCCGCTGTCGTACGTGTGGGTGAAAGCCGACGACAACAAGTTCCGCAAGCTGGTCTGGGTCACGACGTTCCTGACGCTCGACCTGGTGATGTTCGGCGGCTTCACGCGCCTGACCGACTCGGGCCTCGGTTGTCCTGACTGGCCCGGCTGCTACGGCACCTCGTCGCCGTTCATCGCGCATGCGGCGATCAGCGCCGCGTATCGGGCAATGCCGTCTGGCCCCGTCAGCATGACTAAAGCGTGGATCGAGATGATTCACCGGTACTTCGCGATGGCCATCGGCGTGCTGATCGTCGCGCAGACGATCATCGCGTGGGTCGCGCGCCTCAAGCGCCGGCCGCTGCATGTGTCGCCCTGGTGGCCGACTTCCCTGCTGTTGCTGATCCTGGTGCAGGGCGCGTTCGGCGCGTGGACCGTCACGATGAAGCTGCAGCCCGTCATCGTTACGACGCATCTGCTGCTCGGGCTTGCGCTGCTCGGCACGCTTGGCTGGCTCGCCGCGCGCCAGACGCCCGTGCCCGCGTACGAGCCCGAAGCGTCGCGCTGGCGCGCCGCCGCGCTGTTCGGTCTCGCGCTGCTGATCGTGCAGATCGCGCTCGGCGGCTGGGTCAGCACGAACTACGCGGTGCTCGCCTGCACCGACTTCCCGACCTGCAACGGCCAATGGGTTCCGCCGATGGACTTCCGCCACGCGTTCCATTTGTGGCGCGCGCTAGGCATGACGGGTGACGGCGATGTGATCACGCAGGACGCGCTCGTCGCGATTCACTGGACGCATCGCACGTTCGCCTTCGTCGTGGTCTTGTATCTGCTGTGGTTCGCACTGAAACTGCGCCGCTTCGAGTCGCTGCGGCGGCCCGCGAACGGCGTGCTGCTCGTGATCGTCATCCAGTTTGTCACCGGCCTGTCGAACATCGTTTTGCAGTGGCCTTTGCCCATTGCCGTCGCCCACAACGGCGGAGCCGCGATCCTGCTGCTTTTGCTCGTTATGTTAAACTTTCGAATCGCTTATAGCCGTCCCGGCCGCGCCGTCATTCATGCGCGCGATGCCGCGCCAGCGTGACCCTCATGGACAGCACAACTCTCCCCCATTCGCCCGGTAGCCGGATTTCTCAATACATTGCGTTGACGAAGCCGCGCGTGACGCAGCTCGCCGTCTTCTGCGCGGTGATCGGCATGTTCCTGGCCACGCCCGGCATGGTGCCGTGGACGGTGCTGATCGGCGGCGCGGTCGGCATCTGGTTGCTCGCGGGTGCGGCATTCGCCATCAACTGTCTGGTCGAGCAGAAAGTCGATGCGAAGATGCGCCGCACGGCATGGCGTCCGTCGGCACGCGGTGAAATCACCACTTCGCAGATCCTGCTGTTTTCGGCCGTGCTCGGCGCCGTCGGCATGTGGACGCTCTACACGTTCACCAACGCGCTGACGATGTGGCTCACTATCGCCACGTTCGTCGGCTACGCGATCATCTACACGCTGTTGCTCAAGCCCTATACGCCGCAGAACATCGTGATCGGCGGCGCATCGGGCGCGATGCCGCCGGCGCTCGGCTGGGCAGCCGTGACGGGCGCCGTGCCCGGCGACGCGTGGATTCTCGTGCTGATCATCTTCGTCTGGACGCCGCCGCATTTCTGGGCACTCGCGCTCTATCGCCGCAAAGACTACGAAAACGCCGGCCTGCCGATGCTGCCTATCACGCACGGCGAGCAGTACACGCGTCTGCATATCTTCCTGTACACGGTCATTCTGTTTGCCGTCACGATGATGCCGTTTATCTCGGGCATGAGCGGAATCGTGTATCTGGCGTCGGCAGTTCTGTTGGGTGCCGTTTTCCTCGCGTATGCGTGGAAGATTTATCGGGAATATTCTGACGACCTCGCGCGTAAAACCTTCCGTTATTCGATCGTTTATCTGTCGCTGCTGTTTGCGGCGCTGTTGATCGACCACTATGCGCGTGCCTTGATCGGCGCGTAACACCATGCTCACTGAACGGTTCGCGCGCGCGGCGCGCGTTGCTTTCGTCGCGTGCGCGCTCGGCGGCGCGGCGCTGGTCTCTGGATGCGGGAAAGAACAGCCCGCGTTCACGAACGTCGATATCACGGGAAACAAGCAGTTCGGCACGGACTTCTCGCTGCCCGACTCGAGCGGCAAGACGCGCACGCTCGCGGACTATAAGGGCAAGGTCGTCGTGCTGTTCTTCGGCTACACGCATTGTCCCGACGTGTGCCCGACGACGATGGCGGAACTCTCGCAGGCACTCCAGCAACTTGGTCCCGAAGACGCGAAGCGCGTGCAGGTGCTATTCGTCACAGTCGATCCCGAGCGCGACACCCCCGAACTGATGGCGCAATACGTGCCGGCTTTCAATCCGACCTTCGTCGGCCTGCGTCCTGCCGACCAGGCGCAGCTGACCAAGGTGACGAAAGATTTCCGCGTGTACTACGCGAAGGTGCCGGGCAAGTCGCCTGACAGCTACACGATGGACCACACGGCCGCCAGCTACGTGTTCGACACCGACGGCAAGCTGCGCCTGTTCGCGCGCGATGGCCAAGGCGCGTCGCCTTGGGTGCACGATCTCAAGCTGTTACTCGGCTGATCGAACGGCACGAAAGCCGAACGCTGAAACGAAAAGGCTGCACGCGCGTGCAGCCTTTTTCTTTTGGACGCCCCACCTCATTCGGGCACTTTGAGGTTCATGCCGGGCGCCATCCTGGTCGCCTTGAACTCCGTCACGTCATAGCGCGCGAGCTTTTGCTGGGCAAACGGATCGCTCGCAAGGATGTCGTCGAGTCTCGATCGTTCGATACCGGCTGCAATGATCACGCCGCCGTCGCGGGGTACTTTCGGTCCCGCCATGATGAACACGCCGGCGTCGAACTGACGCACGAGAAACGCGCGGTGTGCTTCCAGCGCGTCGTCCACGCGATCCAGTGATGCCGTATAGGTGAGGGAAACGACGTACATAAGAAACCTCGCAATAGGGATGAGCAAGCGGCGCGCGGATCGGCGCATTCCATCATTATCGGTTCAGATGGCGACGATGTGTCCCTTTCAGGCTGCCTCAAGTCGGCGCAGCGACCTGCCGATATCCAGAAGGAGCAATCGTTTGCGCTGGTCTCATGGTTAAGGCGGGCGCGGCGGATGTGCCGAAGAAGTGACTAGACCACAAGAGACCGATACAACATGAGTAGGATGAGTCTGAACCGCAAGCTGTGGTTATCGCTGGTGCTCGTATGGCTGGGTTTGCTGGGCGTCGGGTTGTGGAGCGCGGTGGAAACCCGCTCGACGATGCTCGATGAACGCAAGGCGGGCATGGTGAATCTCGTCGATGCCGCGCAAGGCATCGTGAACGGCTACTATGCGCTCGCGCAGGCCGGCAAGATGAACGAGGCCGATGCGCAGCGCGAAGCGCTCGCGCGCCTCGCGACGATGCGCTACGGCGAATCCGGCTATCTGTTCGTGATGGACTCAAAGCCGGTCGTGCTGATGCACCCGACCCTGCCGCAGATGAACGGCAAAGCCGTGGGCGACTTCAAGGATCCCGACGGGAAACTGCTGTATGTGTCGATCGTCGATGCGGCGAAGGCGACGGGCAAAGGCTTTGCGGAATATCGTGGACGTCTGCCGCACAGCGAACAAGCCGTGCCGAAGATCAGCTATGCGGTGCGTTTTGCGCCGTGGGATTGGAACATCGTGAGCGGCGTGTTCGTGCGCGATATCGATACCGCCTATTACGCGAACCTGATCGAGCATTTTATCGTCGTACTGGTGATCGGCGCGGGGATTTCGTTCGCGATGCTGCTGATCATCCGCAACGTGCGCGGCAGCCTCGGCGGCGAGCCGCAAGACGCGGCGAAGCTCGCGGCGCGCATCGCAACGGGCGACCTCACGCAGATCGTGCCCGTGCGCCCCAACGATTCGACCAGCATGATGGCCGCGATGAACGAGATGCAAAGCCGCCTGCAGCGCGCGATCAGCGAGATTCGCGGGTCGGCGGAGTCCATCGCGTCGGCGACGCAGCAGATTGCCGCGGGTAACGGGGATCTGTCGCAGCGAACCGAGCAGCAGGCCGCGTCGCTGCAGGAAACGGCGGCGAGCATGGAGGAGCTGACGGCGACTGTCAAGCAGAACGCCGACAACGCGCGCCAGGCGAGCGGCCTCGCAAACAATGCATCGGACATCGCCACCAAGGGCAACGAGGTCGTGAGCCGCGTGATCAGCACGATGACGGAGATCAACGACAGCTCGCGTCAGATCTCGGACATCATCGGCGTGATCGAGGGCATTGCGTTCCAGACGAACATTCTCGCGCTGAACGCGGCCGTCGAAGCGGCGCGTGCGGGCGAGCAGGGCCGAGGCTTCGCGGTCGTTGCGGGCGAAGTGCGCAGCCTCGCGCAACGTTCGGCGACGGCGGCGAAAGAGATCAAGCAATTGATCGGCGATTCCGTCGAACGCGTCAACAATGGCTATACGCTCGTCGAGCAGGCGGGCGCGACGATGAGCGACATCATGCAGGCCGTGCGCCGCGTAACGGACATCATGGGCGAGATTGCTGCGGCTTCGGAAGAACAGAGCAGCGGCATTTCGCAAGTGGGCCGCGCGGTGACGCAGATGGACGAGGTCACGCAGCAGAACGCGGCGCTCGTCGAACAGGCGGCGGCTGCTGCCGCGTCGCTGCAGGATCAGGCAACGCGCTTGCGTCAGACGATCGGTGCGTTTCGTGTGAATGGCTCGGATGATGTTGTAACGACGGTTGCGGCGCCGCCGGTTGCGAAACCTGCTTCGAAGCCCATGTCCAGGCCAGCCCCGAAAGCGCCTGTCGAGTCCGCCACCGCTCAAACGAACCCTGCGCCGCACGACTCGGTTTCGCGAGCCGCTGCTAGTCATGACGGCCCGACGCCGCCCGCGGCGCGCAAGCCGGCACCTGCGCCGCGCCCCGCTGCGCCGAAGTCATCCGATGACGACTGGACGACGTTCTGAACAGCTGATCGATCGATCATCCAGGGCCGCCGCTGTGCGGCCTTTTCTTTTTCGGACGACGCATGCTTTCCTTCGCGCGCGCAAGAGCGGCCCGCCGCCGCGTAGGCCGCATACCCATATGCAAACCCTGTATTTCACATCGATGCGAGCCTGTGAGACCATCTCGGCCTCGGCGGGCCGCTGGCAATGTCCACGCGCTCACCGTCGAACACGAATCTGAAACAAGGCAGTCAAGAGAGAATCACATGCAGCGCAGAACACTCATCAAGGTTTTTTCGGCAGCGCTCGCTTCGGCGGCACTCGTCACGAGCTTCGGCGCACACGCCGACGACAAGGTCATCAAGGTCGGCACGATCAGCGGCCCCGATGCGCAGATCTGGTCGGTCGTGCAGAAGGTCGCGAAGCGCGAAGGTCTCAACGTCAAGGTCATCGAGTTCAACGACTACGTACAACCGAACGCCGCACTCGACGCGGGCGATCTCGACGCGAACAGCTTCCAGCATCAGCCGTATCTCGACAGCCAGGTCAAGCAGCGCGGCTATAAGATTGTCAATGCGGGCCTCACGTATATCTCGCCACTCGGCATCTATTCGAAAAAACTGAAGTCGCTGAAGGATCTGCCGCAAGGCGCGAAGGTCGCAGTGCCGAACGATCCGTCGAATGAAAACCGCGCGCTGCTGCTGTTGCAGGCGCAAGGCGTGATCAAGCTGAAGGCGGGCGCGGGCACGAACGGCAATAACGCGACGCCGCTCGACGTCGCCGACAATCCGAAGAAGGTGAAGCTGGTCGAACTTGACGCAGCGCAACTGCCGCGTTCGCTGTCGGACGTCGACGCCGCCGCGATCAACACGAACTACGCGCTGGCAGCCGGCATGCAGCCGACCAAAGACGCGATCGCGCTGGAAGACGTGCACAGCCCGTACGCCAACCTGATCGCCGTGCGCGCGAAGGACAAGGACCAGCCATGGGTGAAGAAGCTGGTCGCGGCATACCAGTCGGAAGAAGTGCGCCAGTTCATCAAGACGGAGTTCAAGGGTTCCGTCGTGCCGTCGTTCTAAGCGGCACCGACAGACCGCAAACTCGGAAAAGCGCCACGGGGAACCGCGGCGCTTTTTTTATGCGCGGCGCAACGGCAAACGTGCGCAAACCTATACGCTGCGCTCCCATTGCTCGATGACGAGATCGCGTCCGAAGCGCCGCTCGGGCGCTGCCGCGCGCAGCGCGAAGCCGGCCTGCGTGAAGAGCCGCCGCGCATCGTCGAGCGAGCTCTCGCTTTCGACGGATAACGTGCGGTAGCCCGCCCGCTTTGCAAAGCGCATACATTCGTTGATCAATTGCGTGCCGATGCCGAGCTGCCGCACATCTGGCTCTACATACAGCATGTGGACGTTCGCCTGCGCGTCCGAGGCCGTCGCGACCAGCGCCGATCCGACGATCAGACCATCTTGTTCGGCGACCCAGCAGATTTCCCGTCGCGCGTCGTGTGCGTGCGCGAAGCGCGCCGCCCGCTGCGCGAGCAGCGCCTCGAACGTGTGATCCCAGCCATGCCCGTGTGCGAACAACTGCGCCTGGCGCGACACCAGCAAACCATATTCGCCCGCACGCGGCGCACGCAGCGTGACGATGCTGTGCCGGGGCCGCTCGTCGAGCAGACGCTCGATCAGCTTCATCGCAGCGATCAGCTGTTCCTGCGAGTGCGGCGCAAGCCGCGCGAGAACGGCTGCCACTTCGTCGATCGCGGCGGCGTCGAGCGGCCGGTACGCGGCCAGTCCAGTCTCGGTCAGCGACACCAGCGACTGGCGCGCGTCGATTTCCGACGGCCGCCGGGAAATCAGGTTGCGCCGCTCGAAGCTCGCGAGTAGACGGCTCAGATAGCCGCTGTCGATCCCGAGGTCGCGTGCGAGCGCCGCAGCTGTCTGATGCTCGCTGCGCGAGAGTTCGTGCATCACGCGCACTTCCGTCAGCGAAAACGGGCTTCTCTGCAGATGTTCGTGCAGCGCGCCGATGTGCTTCGTGTAAAAGCGGTTGAAGTGGCGGACCTCTTCCGCCCGGACTCTATCGGGATCGTTCACCTTGTCCGTTCCCCGTATTCGACTGTCATTCGGTCACCAAGCTCTGTTTGTTTCCGTCGAGTGATCGCGTGCGAATTTCGAAGTTTGCACCAGATTGTTAATAAAGAGGTATGACATTTGCGGCTTAACGCACGTAACTTGACAGACCAACGGTGCAGACCAGTTCATCCACTGGTCTCAGATGCGGGTATGCCCTAATGCCAGTCGGTTGTCAGTTGAAAACTGTTTAATTCCCTGAATGCCTTATCGGTCAAGGGTTTGTGCGATGCAGGCCAGCTCGATACCACT from Paraburkholderia phymatum STM815 encodes the following:
- a CDS encoding SCO family protein, producing the protein MSTHNSRSQQTRQQRAQDGKGVVPGQPDGKGSWQRGRWTLLLIALVCAAPVLGSYFTYYVIKPKGGTTSYGALINPQRPIPEALVVMGEDGKPKKLASLRGRWLMISVDRSACDKPCVTKLYFMRQVRATQAGERERIVNVFLRTDPGKVPDIVDNAYKDTEMLIADPKEVAAWLPAEDGTQITDHIYMVDPSGNLMMRFPKDPNPTKIKGDVTKLLKNSGIG
- a CDS encoding COX15/CtaA family protein, with translation MFVLQLGLIGLCIALLPLSYVWVKADDNKFRKLVWVTTFLTLDLVMFGGFTRLTDSGLGCPDWPGCYGTSSPFIAHAAISAAYRAMPSGPVSMTKAWIEMIHRYFAMAIGVLIVAQTIIAWVARLKRRPLHVSPWWPTSLLLLILVQGAFGAWTVTMKLQPVIVTTHLLLGLALLGTLGWLAARQTPVPAYEPEASRWRAAALFGLALLIVQIALGGWVSTNYAVLACTDFPTCNGQWVPPMDFRHAFHLWRALGMTGDGDVITQDALVAIHWTHRTFAFVVVLYLLWFALKLRRFESLRRPANGVLLVIVIQFVTGLSNIVLQWPLPIAVAHNGGAAILLLLLVMLNFRIAYSRPGRAVIHARDAAPA
- the cyoE gene encoding heme o synthase is translated as MDSTTLPHSPGSRISQYIALTKPRVTQLAVFCAVIGMFLATPGMVPWTVLIGGAVGIWLLAGAAFAINCLVEQKVDAKMRRTAWRPSARGEITTSQILLFSAVLGAVGMWTLYTFTNALTMWLTIATFVGYAIIYTLLLKPYTPQNIVIGGASGAMPPALGWAAVTGAVPGDAWILVLIIFVWTPPHFWALALYRRKDYENAGLPMLPITHGEQYTRLHIFLYTVILFAVTMMPFISGMSGIVYLASAVLLGAVFLAYAWKIYREYSDDLARKTFRYSIVYLSLLFAALLIDHYARALIGA
- a CDS encoding SCO family protein, yielding MLTERFARAARVAFVACALGGAALVSGCGKEQPAFTNVDITGNKQFGTDFSLPDSSGKTRTLADYKGKVVVLFFGYTHCPDVCPTTMAELSQALQQLGPEDAKRVQVLFVTVDPERDTPELMAQYVPAFNPTFVGLRPADQAQLTKVTKDFRVYYAKVPGKSPDSYTMDHTAASYVFDTDGKLRLFARDGQGASPWVHDLKLLLG
- a CDS encoding YciI family protein, with protein sequence MYVVSLTYTASLDRVDDALEAHRAFLVRQFDAGVFIMAGPKVPRDGGVIIAAGIERSRLDDILASDPFAQQKLARYDVTEFKATRMAPGMNLKVPE
- a CDS encoding methyl-accepting chemotaxis protein, whose protein sequence is MSRMSLNRKLWLSLVLVWLGLLGVGLWSAVETRSTMLDERKAGMVNLVDAAQGIVNGYYALAQAGKMNEADAQREALARLATMRYGESGYLFVMDSKPVVLMHPTLPQMNGKAVGDFKDPDGKLLYVSIVDAAKATGKGFAEYRGRLPHSEQAVPKISYAVRFAPWDWNIVSGVFVRDIDTAYYANLIEHFIVVLVIGAGISFAMLLIIRNVRGSLGGEPQDAAKLAARIATGDLTQIVPVRPNDSTSMMAAMNEMQSRLQRAISEIRGSAESIASATQQIAAGNGDLSQRTEQQAASLQETAASMEELTATVKQNADNARQASGLANNASDIATKGNEVVSRVISTMTEINDSSRQISDIIGVIEGIAFQTNILALNAAVEAARAGEQGRGFAVVAGEVRSLAQRSATAAKEIKQLIGDSVERVNNGYTLVEQAGATMSDIMQAVRRVTDIMGEIAAASEEQSSGISQVGRAVTQMDEVTQQNAALVEQAAAAAASLQDQATRLRQTIGAFRVNGSDDVVTTVAAPPVAKPASKPMSRPAPKAPVESATAQTNPAPHDSVSRAAASHDGPTPPAARKPAPAPRPAAPKSSDDDWTTF
- a CDS encoding MetQ/NlpA family ABC transporter substrate-binding protein, with the translated sequence MQRRTLIKVFSAALASAALVTSFGAHADDKVIKVGTISGPDAQIWSVVQKVAKREGLNVKVIEFNDYVQPNAALDAGDLDANSFQHQPYLDSQVKQRGYKIVNAGLTYISPLGIYSKKLKSLKDLPQGAKVAVPNDPSNENRALLLLQAQGVIKLKAGAGTNGNNATPLDVADNPKKVKLVELDAAQLPRSLSDVDAAAINTNYALAAGMQPTKDAIALEDVHSPYANLIAVRAKDKDQPWVKKLVAAYQSEEVRQFIKTEFKGSVVPSF
- a CDS encoding bifunctional helix-turn-helix transcriptional regulator/GNAT family N-acetyltransferase produces the protein MNDPDRVRAEEVRHFNRFYTKHIGALHEHLQRSPFSLTEVRVMHELSRSEHQTAAALARDLGIDSGYLSRLLASFERRNLISRRPSEIDARQSLVSLTETGLAAYRPLDAAAIDEVAAVLARLAPHSQEQLIAAMKLIERLLDERPRHSIVTLRAPRAGEYGLLVSRQAQLFAHGHGWDHTFEALLAQRAARFAHAHDARREICWVAEQDGLIVGSALVATASDAQANVHMLYVEPDVRQLGIGTQLINECMRFAKRAGYRTLSVESESSLDDARRLFTQAGFALRAAAPERRFGRDLVIEQWERSV